A part of Candidatus Binatia bacterium genomic DNA contains:
- a CDS encoding NAD(P)/FAD-dependent oxidoreductase, producing MAKSAIIIGAGPAGLTAAYELLEHTDVRPIVLEATDDVGGLARTVNYKGNRIDIGGHRFFSKSDRVMEWWEKILPFELPGNGDGEVRITYQNSSRAVRAARPAPDPTQTDRVMLLRPRVSRIFFRRQLFPYPIQLSVGTLRKLGLASAIRIGLSYLRVRVAPLREERSLEDFFINRFGRELYRTFFKDYTEKVWGVPCSEIKPEWGAQRIKGVSMGRALWHAVRSLLFPDQSIEQKKAETSLIERFLYPKLGPGQLWQEVAREVRERGGEVHLGWEVDRVHTAGRRVVAVEAREVHSGARRRLDGDYFFSTMPVRELVRAFDVEPPADVARIAAGLVYRDFITVGLLLRKLKIRGEARPGMPDGLVPDNWIYIQERDVKIGRLQIFNNWSPWLVKDPSTVWVGLEYFCKEGDELWSMSDADMLRFAADELARIDVIDASDVLDGVVIRVPKTYPAYTGTFEEFDRVREWLDRFENLFLVGRNGMHRYNNQDHSMLTAMAAVENIRNGVVAKDNIWAVNTEDEYHEER from the coding sequence GTGGCGAAAAGTGCGATCATCATCGGCGCGGGGCCGGCCGGGTTGACCGCCGCCTACGAGCTCCTCGAGCACACCGACGTGCGCCCGATCGTCCTCGAGGCGACGGACGACGTCGGCGGTCTCGCGCGCACCGTCAATTACAAGGGCAACCGCATCGACATCGGCGGCCACCGCTTCTTCTCCAAGTCGGACCGCGTGATGGAGTGGTGGGAGAAGATCCTGCCCTTCGAGCTGCCCGGCAACGGCGACGGCGAGGTGCGGATCACCTACCAGAACAGCTCGCGCGCGGTCCGTGCGGCGCGGCCCGCGCCCGATCCGACGCAGACCGATCGCGTCATGCTGCTGCGGCCGCGCGTGTCGCGCATCTTCTTCCGCCGCCAGCTCTTCCCGTACCCGATCCAGCTGAGCGTCGGGACGCTGCGCAAGCTCGGCCTCGCCTCGGCGATCCGCATCGGGCTCAGCTACCTGCGCGTCCGCGTGGCGCCGCTGCGCGAGGAGCGCTCGCTCGAGGACTTCTTCATCAACCGCTTCGGCCGCGAGCTCTACCGCACCTTCTTCAAGGACTACACGGAGAAGGTTTGGGGCGTGCCGTGCAGCGAGATCAAGCCGGAGTGGGGCGCGCAGCGGATCAAGGGCGTGTCGATGGGGCGCGCGCTCTGGCACGCGGTGCGCTCGCTCTTGTTCCCGGATCAGTCGATCGAGCAGAAGAAGGCCGAGACCAGCCTGATCGAGCGCTTCCTCTATCCGAAGCTCGGTCCGGGGCAGCTCTGGCAGGAGGTCGCGCGCGAGGTGCGCGAGCGCGGCGGCGAGGTGCACCTCGGGTGGGAGGTCGATCGCGTGCACACCGCCGGTCGGCGCGTCGTCGCGGTCGAGGCGCGCGAGGTCCACAGCGGCGCGCGTCGCCGTCTCGACGGTGACTACTTCTTCTCGACCATGCCGGTGCGCGAGCTGGTGCGGGCGTTCGACGTCGAGCCACCCGCCGACGTCGCGCGCATCGCGGCGGGGCTCGTCTATCGCGACTTCATCACGGTCGGCCTGCTGCTCCGCAAGCTCAAAATCCGAGGGGAGGCGCGTCCCGGCATGCCGGACGGGCTCGTGCCGGACAACTGGATCTACATCCAGGAGCGCGACGTGAAGATCGGCCGCCTGCAGATCTTCAACAACTGGAGCCCGTGGCTGGTGAAGGACCCGAGCACCGTCTGGGTCGGGCTCGAGTACTTCTGCAAGGAGGGCGACGAGCTCTGGAGCATGTCCGACGCCGACATGCTGCGCTTCGCCGCCGACGAGCTCGCGCGCATCGACGTCATCGACGCGTCCGACGTGCTCGACGGCGTCGTCATCCGGGTGCCGAAGACCTATCCCGCCTACACCGGCACCTTCGAGGAGTTCGACCGCGTGCGCGAGTGGCTCGACCGCTTCGAGAACCTGTTCCTGGTCGGCCGCAACGGCATGCACCGCTACAACAACCAGGACCACTCGATGCTCACCGCCATGGCCGCGGTCGAGAACATCCGCAACGGCGTCGTCGCCAAGGACAACATCTGGGCGGTGAACACCGAGGACGAGTATCACGAGGAGCGCTGA
- a CDS encoding sulfatase-like hydrolase/transferase, with protein sequence MLRTAAAALLIAAAVLGVVDAALALWHNRAIAPHASVPLCLTAPFVVWLVLLAPLALLLALVSSATRRDARAMTSALLALGFAAALLRVVAAVVASWRGAGDVRLADALAVAALPLAVGAGLGAEAAMRALLARCTGRRLRILVALALGVHLAAAAGVAWLVRRESHGVIGDVLAAALGLGDASDAEAAPTRPRPGATPDAEATSARARPAQDRPATARHLVLVTIDTLRADHLEPQHMPEASALAAAGTRFRAAYSSAPWTLPALASLLTGLPAARHGAGLPIGDGPLARSALPEAHATLATVLQDAGFETRAIVTNPYLGLGYGLGRGFARFENVTLESEALLTLQPTLGFWLASRAWPQLAISDRGAAVTSRAARFLRARTSERRLFLWLHYVDPHAPYDGATRSFRDDLLAGPDGVLPRMAQLRAGEIRPDATGRAALRAAYERAVRAVDHEVGDVLRLLDASGLGDDAVVVLTADHGEELWDHGGVEHGHTLYDELIRVPLVIRCPGCPRGVEVAQLVGIEALAATLLELLGVAPPAAMSPGFAALLRGAPYEPRPVVSENLLFAEERVALRTERFTYVAWPNGKEELYDRVRDPHELRDLAARTPLVRRHREQLARLRVTPPDVAARSRAPARGDDDRTRRALRALGYVQ encoded by the coding sequence GTGCTTCGCACGGCGGCCGCCGCTCTGCTGATCGCGGCCGCGGTGCTCGGCGTCGTCGACGCGGCGCTCGCGCTCTGGCACAACCGCGCGATCGCGCCGCACGCGAGCGTGCCGCTATGCTTGACGGCGCCGTTCGTCGTCTGGCTCGTGCTGCTCGCACCGCTCGCGCTGCTGCTCGCTCTGGTGTCGAGCGCGACCCGGCGCGACGCGCGTGCGATGACGTCGGCGCTGCTCGCGCTCGGGTTCGCTGCGGCGCTGCTGCGGGTCGTTGCGGCCGTCGTCGCGAGCTGGCGCGGCGCGGGTGACGTGCGGCTCGCCGATGCGCTCGCGGTCGCGGCGCTGCCGCTCGCGGTGGGCGCGGGGCTCGGCGCGGAAGCCGCGATGCGCGCGCTGCTCGCGCGCTGCACCGGGCGACGTCTGAGGATCCTCGTCGCGCTCGCGCTCGGCGTGCACCTCGCCGCCGCGGCGGGCGTCGCGTGGCTCGTCCGGCGCGAGAGCCACGGCGTGATCGGCGACGTCCTCGCCGCGGCGCTCGGCCTCGGCGACGCGTCCGACGCCGAGGCGGCACCAACACGGCCGCGCCCCGGCGCCACTCCCGACGCCGAGGCGACGTCAGCGCGGGCGCGGCCCGCGCAGGATCGTCCGGCGACGGCGCGCCATCTCGTCCTCGTCACCATCGACACCCTGCGCGCCGACCACCTCGAACCGCAGCACATGCCCGAGGCGAGCGCGCTCGCCGCCGCCGGGACGCGCTTTCGCGCCGCGTACTCGTCCGCACCGTGGACGCTGCCTGCGCTGGCGTCGCTGCTCACCGGCCTGCCCGCCGCCCGTCACGGCGCCGGGCTGCCGATCGGCGACGGACCGCTCGCGCGCAGCGCTCTGCCCGAAGCGCACGCGACGCTCGCGACCGTCCTCCAGGACGCCGGCTTCGAGACGCGCGCCATCGTGACCAACCCGTACCTCGGCCTCGGCTACGGGCTCGGACGCGGCTTCGCTAGGTTCGAGAACGTCACGCTCGAGAGCGAGGCGCTGCTGACGCTGCAGCCGACGCTCGGCTTCTGGCTCGCGAGCCGCGCGTGGCCGCAGCTCGCGATCAGCGACCGCGGCGCTGCGGTGACGTCACGCGCGGCGCGCTTCCTGCGCGCGCGGACGAGCGAGCGCCGACTGTTCCTGTGGCTGCACTACGTCGACCCGCACGCGCCCTACGATGGTGCGACGCGCAGCTTCCGCGACGATCTGCTCGCCGGACCGGACGGCGTCTTGCCGCGCATGGCGCAGCTCCGCGCCGGCGAGATCCGTCCCGACGCGACCGGACGCGCGGCGCTGCGCGCCGCGTACGAGCGTGCGGTGCGCGCGGTCGATCACGAGGTCGGCGACGTCCTGCGTCTGCTCGACGCGTCCGGGCTCGGCGACGACGCCGTCGTCGTGCTGACCGCGGACCACGGCGAAGAGCTCTGGGACCACGGCGGCGTCGAGCACGGCCACACGCTGTACGACGAGCTGATCCGCGTCCCGCTCGTCATCCGCTGTCCCGGCTGTCCGCGCGGCGTCGAGGTCGCTCAGTTGGTCGGAATCGAGGCGCTCGCCGCGACGCTGCTCGAGCTGCTCGGCGTCGCGCCGCCAGCCGCGATGTCGCCCGGCTTCGCCGCGCTGCTGCGCGGCGCGCCCTACGAGCCGCGCCCGGTGGTGAGCGAGAACCTGCTGTTCGCGGAGGAGCGCGTCGCGCTGCGCACCGAGCGCTTCACCTACGTCGCGTGGCCAAACGGCAAGGAGGAGCTCTACGACCGCGTGCGCGACCCGCACGAGCTGCGCGACCTCGCGGCGCGGACGCCGCTCGTGCGCCGCCACCGCGAGCAGCTCGCGCGGCTGCGCGTCACGCCGCCCGACGTCGCCGCGCGCTCTCGTGCGCCAGCGCGTGGCGACGACGACCGCACGCGCCGAGCGCTGCGAGCGCTCGGCTACGTGCAGTGA
- a CDS encoding LLM class flavin-dependent oxidoreductase: MQFGIFYEHQLPRPWNEGAELKLFQDALEQVELADRLGIEYAWEVEHHFLEEYSHSSAPEVFLAACSQRTKNIRLGHGIVLMPPGYNHPARVAERIATLDLVSNGRVEWGTGESSARLELEGFGVDPIAKREMWEEAVRETAKMLAANPYPGFKGKYFSMPHRNIVPKPVQRPHPPLWVACSNRTTIRLAAKLGMGALTFAFIDPSEAKYWVEEYYETFKNECEPIGQAVNPNVAMVTGFMCHEDSETALKRGLEGFQFFGYALAHYYITGTHVPGRFNVWEDFQKNRNQPFAPTGGIGNVEQVRENLEKFEEMGVDQVIFIQQGGNNRHEHICESLELFAKRIQPDFKERHEKRVKQKAEELAPYIEKALAKVPKIDQLDPVPEVDSYPVLMQKLNQPVDENTIGKRLEQTVGPVGG; the protein is encoded by the coding sequence ATGCAATTCGGCATCTTTTACGAGCACCAGCTGCCGCGTCCGTGGAACGAGGGCGCCGAGCTCAAGCTCTTCCAGGACGCGCTCGAGCAGGTCGAGCTCGCCGACCGACTGGGCATCGAGTACGCCTGGGAGGTCGAGCACCACTTCCTCGAGGAGTACTCGCACTCCTCCGCGCCCGAGGTCTTCCTCGCCGCGTGCAGCCAGCGGACGAAGAACATCCGCCTCGGGCACGGCATCGTGCTGATGCCGCCTGGCTACAACCACCCGGCGCGCGTCGCCGAGCGCATCGCGACGCTCGACCTGGTGAGCAACGGCCGCGTCGAGTGGGGCACCGGCGAGTCGAGCGCGCGGCTCGAGCTCGAGGGCTTCGGCGTCGACCCGATCGCGAAGCGCGAGATGTGGGAGGAGGCGGTGCGCGAGACCGCCAAGATGCTCGCCGCGAACCCCTACCCCGGCTTCAAGGGCAAGTACTTCTCGATGCCGCACCGCAACATCGTGCCGAAGCCGGTGCAGCGTCCGCATCCACCGCTGTGGGTCGCGTGCTCGAACCGCACCACGATCCGCCTCGCCGCGAAGCTCGGCATGGGCGCGCTCACCTTCGCGTTCATCGACCCGAGCGAGGCCAAGTACTGGGTCGAGGAGTACTACGAGACCTTCAAGAACGAGTGCGAGCCGATCGGACAGGCCGTCAATCCAAACGTGGCCATGGTGACCGGCTTCATGTGCCACGAGGACTCCGAGACGGCGCTCAAGCGCGGCCTCGAGGGCTTCCAGTTCTTCGGCTACGCGCTCGCGCACTACTACATCACCGGGACGCACGTCCCCGGACGCTTCAACGTCTGGGAGGACTTCCAGAAGAATCGGAACCAGCCCTTCGCGCCCACCGGCGGCATCGGAAACGTCGAGCAGGTGCGCGAGAACCTCGAGAAGTTCGAGGAGATGGGCGTCGACCAGGTGATCTTCATCCAGCAGGGCGGCAACAACCGCCACGAGCACATCTGCGAGTCGCTCGAGCTTTTCGCGAAGCGCATCCAGCCGGACTTCAAGGAGCGCCACGAGAAGCGCGTCAAGCAGAAGGCCGAGGAGCTCGCGCCCTACATCGAGAAGGCGCTCGCCAAGGTGCCGAAGATCGATCAGCTCGACCCGGTTCCCGAGGTCGACTCGTACCCGGTCCTGATGCAGAAGCTGAACCAGCCGGTGGACGAGAACACCATCGGCAAGCGGCTCGAGCAGACGGTCGGGCCGGTCGGCGGCTGA
- a CDS encoding helix-turn-helix domain-containing protein: MLAAAASLFAELGYDAVTTRQILERAGVEAPSLYHHFGSKLGLYRAVLSGTSEPFVERFARVARRLQADPDADVHEVLAELVWTLFRGAQLNPETVQIAIFEAARPGPRRYDVISVWEQLRDVFKGVLESAQASGRLVMPAGNAELAANLFIGAVTVHLQLRPMHKAKALTRRLARQITDAIVEGLTPRSQRS; this comes from the coding sequence CTGCTCGCCGCGGCGGCGAGCCTGTTCGCCGAACTTGGATATGACGCGGTGACCACGCGTCAGATCCTCGAGCGCGCCGGCGTCGAGGCGCCGTCGCTCTACCACCACTTCGGCAGCAAGCTCGGGCTCTACCGTGCGGTGCTGTCAGGCACGAGCGAGCCCTTCGTCGAGCGCTTCGCGCGCGTCGCGCGTCGCCTGCAGGCCGACCCGGACGCCGACGTGCACGAGGTCCTCGCGGAGCTCGTCTGGACGCTGTTCCGCGGCGCGCAGCTCAACCCCGAGACCGTGCAGATCGCGATCTTCGAGGCCGCCCGTCCGGGGCCGCGGCGCTACGACGTGATCTCGGTCTGGGAGCAGCTGCGCGACGTGTTCAAGGGTGTCCTCGAGAGCGCACAAGCGTCCGGACGCCTCGTGATGCCCGCCGGAAACGCAGAGCTGGCCGCGAACCTGTTCATCGGCGCGGTCACCGTGCACCTCCAGCTGCGTCCGATGCACAAAGCGAAGGCGTTGACTCGACGGCTCGCACGACAGATCACGGATGCCATCGTCGAGGGACTGACGCCGCGATCGCAGCGCTCATGA
- a CDS encoding sulfatase, with amino-acid sequence MTHPSTLRQRSVAPSSTLVLACVALAFVAACTSSPPQPEAPTYAVVSTLAKPKETLALSVRSRSGEVLGREFRPTAEVAWSRPLTPKGPPSVVDGALERVYEVGPFLVDQTVMVSRTYEKKGEATQSLPAVLATAKGRELVVRFDIPNFDGDAEDWKVHAVAFIIPPPERVTTTEPITVPPGAVLEGAYGLSPASAGASTSPVRLELVALTDAGSHVLLSKELAQDDERSFEWSDYRIDLEELAGQKVRFELRSEVAASDAEQALRVGYPVWSVPVVLAPRAADDTRNVVLISLDTLRADFVGAYGQKRPTTPNLDRLAEEGALFENVYTTYPSTTASHMTMLTGVHPSVHGVYAFGSLLPSSYELLSTVLAARGYQTAAVTEDGMIHAFAGFVRGFRSYREYLVANMDEYGVAAEVIDSGIEWLRRHKDERFFLFLHTYQVHSPYAPPEGYDVFEADGDGADELGGPFPPDIVRTRLAYAGDVLYTDAQVARLLAELDALGRRDDTVVIVTADHGEALGENGLLGHNWFATEPVLRIPLLIRAPGRVPAGARVSSLVSLVDLAPTVLDLAGVSQLEDPMPEEQRKMQSQMQGTNLVRLLDGAELAERAVYVEHDRQDGRKEVIVRQGTTKWIATDGRVLVRYDLESDPLERERREDPELLAPGQKLVDAYVAANDELRRQRGNPRPTAVETDDATMKKLRALGYVE; translated from the coding sequence GTGACGCATCCTTCGACGCTGCGGCAGCGCAGCGTCGCACCATCCTCGACGCTCGTGCTCGCCTGCGTCGCGCTCGCGTTCGTCGCGGCGTGCACGTCGTCGCCGCCGCAACCCGAGGCGCCGACCTACGCCGTCGTCTCGACGCTCGCCAAGCCCAAGGAAACGCTCGCGCTGTCCGTACGCTCGCGGAGCGGCGAGGTCCTGGGGCGCGAGTTCAGGCCGACTGCGGAGGTGGCCTGGTCCCGTCCCCTCACGCCGAAGGGGCCGCCGTCGGTGGTGGACGGCGCGCTCGAGCGCGTCTACGAGGTCGGGCCCTTTCTCGTCGACCAGACGGTGATGGTCAGCCGCACCTACGAGAAGAAGGGCGAGGCGACCCAGTCGCTCCCCGCGGTGCTGGCGACGGCGAAGGGACGCGAGCTGGTCGTGCGCTTCGACATCCCGAATTTTGATGGCGACGCAGAAGACTGGAAGGTGCACGCCGTGGCGTTCATCATCCCGCCGCCCGAGCGCGTCACCACCACGGAGCCGATCACGGTGCCGCCGGGCGCCGTGCTCGAGGGCGCCTACGGGCTGAGCCCGGCCTCGGCCGGCGCGAGCACGTCGCCGGTGCGGCTCGAGCTCGTCGCCCTGACGGACGCAGGCTCGCACGTGCTGCTCAGCAAGGAGCTCGCGCAGGACGACGAGCGATCGTTCGAGTGGAGCGACTACCGCATCGACCTCGAGGAGCTCGCCGGGCAGAAGGTGCGCTTCGAGCTGCGCAGCGAGGTCGCGGCGAGCGACGCCGAGCAGGCGCTGCGCGTCGGCTATCCGGTCTGGAGCGTGCCCGTCGTGCTCGCGCCCCGCGCCGCGGACGACACGCGCAACGTCGTGCTGATCTCGCTCGACACGCTGCGGGCGGACTTCGTCGGCGCGTACGGCCAGAAGCGTCCGACGACGCCCAACCTCGACCGCTTGGCCGAGGAGGGCGCGCTGTTCGAGAACGTGTACACGACGTACCCGTCGACGACCGCCTCGCACATGACGATGCTGACCGGCGTCCATCCGTCGGTGCACGGCGTCTACGCCTTCGGCTCGCTGCTGCCGAGCTCCTACGAGCTGCTGTCGACGGTGCTCGCCGCGCGCGGCTACCAGACGGCGGCCGTGACCGAGGACGGGATGATCCACGCGTTCGCCGGATTCGTGCGTGGCTTTCGCTCGTACCGCGAGTACCTGGTCGCCAACATGGACGAGTACGGCGTGGCCGCGGAGGTGATCGACAGCGGGATCGAGTGGCTGCGTCGCCACAAGGACGAGCGCTTCTTCCTCTTCCTGCACACCTACCAGGTGCATTCGCCGTACGCGCCGCCCGAGGGCTACGACGTGTTCGAGGCGGACGGCGACGGCGCGGACGAGCTCGGCGGGCCCTTTCCGCCGGACATCGTCCGCACCCGGCTCGCGTACGCCGGGGACGTGCTCTACACCGACGCGCAGGTCGCGCGTCTCCTCGCCGAGCTCGACGCGCTCGGCCGGCGCGACGACACGGTCGTGATCGTGACCGCGGATCACGGCGAGGCGCTCGGCGAGAACGGCCTGCTCGGCCACAACTGGTTCGCCACCGAGCCCGTGCTGCGGATCCCGCTGCTGATCCGGGCGCCCGGTCGCGTGCCGGCGGGTGCGCGCGTCTCTTCGCTGGTCTCGCTGGTCGACCTGGCGCCCACCGTGCTCGACCTCGCCGGCGTGTCGCAGCTCGAAGACCCGATGCCCGAAGAGCAGCGAAAGATGCAGTCGCAGATGCAGGGCACGAACCTCGTGCGCCTGCTCGACGGCGCGGAGCTCGCCGAGCGCGCGGTCTACGTCGAGCACGACCGTCAGGACGGCCGGAAGGAGGTCATCGTGCGCCAGGGCACGACGAAGTGGATCGCCACCGACGGCCGCGTCCTGGTTCGCTACGACCTCGAGAGCGACCCGCTCGAGCGGGAGCGCCGCGAGGATCCCGAGCTGCTCGCGCCGGGCCAGAAGCTGGTCGACGCCTACGTCGCCGCGAACGACGAGCTGCGCCGCCAGCGCGGCAACCCGCGTCCCACGGCCGTCGAGACCGACGACGCGACGATGAAGAAGCTGCGCGCCCTCGGCTACGTCGAGTGA
- a CDS encoding TetR/AcrR family transcriptional regulator, with amino-acid sequence MAGQAAPLRGGAAARATSRERTRARLLAVGRRVFARKGHAGANLKEDILVPARVSVGSFYHQFRDKTDLLLAILEDHSRTFLAMIQEAHRPRPESEPGEIARHSFETVFRIAEQNDDLFRIMMRERESEDPRVRAYLRDNHRRWIESLAADYRRAGIHPRGGDEVLRLAAELISATTFATVLDYLDRPPREREKIRAKLIDGLVRFTIGGLIALTTPMPLPQQRAARKAARRGDSKGES; translated from the coding sequence ATGGCGGGCCAGGCGGCTCCACTTCGCGGCGGTGCGGCAGCCCGCGCGACGTCCCGCGAGCGGACGCGCGCGCGTCTCCTCGCCGTCGGACGCCGCGTCTTCGCGCGCAAGGGACACGCGGGCGCGAACCTCAAGGAGGACATCCTCGTCCCCGCTCGTGTCTCGGTCGGCTCGTTCTACCACCAGTTCCGCGACAAGACCGATCTGCTGCTCGCGATCCTCGAGGACCATTCGCGCACGTTTCTCGCGATGATCCAGGAGGCGCACCGGCCGCGTCCGGAAAGCGAGCCCGGCGAGATCGCGCGGCACTCCTTCGAGACCGTGTTCCGCATCGCGGAGCAGAACGACGACCTGTTCCGCATCATGATGCGCGAGCGCGAGAGCGAGGACCCGCGCGTGCGCGCCTACCTGCGCGACAACCATCGTCGCTGGATCGAGAGCCTGGCCGCCGACTACCGGCGCGCCGGAATCCACCCGCGCGGCGGCGACGAGGTGCTGAGGCTCGCCGCCGAGCTCATCAGCGCGACCACGTTCGCGACCGTGCTCGACTACCTCGACCGTCCGCCGCGCGAGCGCGAGAAGATCCGCGCGAAGCTGATCGACGGCCTCGTGCGCTTCACCATCGGCGGCCTCATCGCGCTCACCACACCGATGCCGCTGCCGCAGCAGCGCGCCGCGCGCAAGGCCGCGCGGCGAGGTGATTCGAAAGGAGAGTCCTAG